Proteins encoded within one genomic window of Triticum aestivum cultivar Chinese Spring chromosome 2D, IWGSC CS RefSeq v2.1, whole genome shotgun sequence:
- the LOC123049940 gene encoding transcription factor EAT1 encodes MSNNELDGAIRSSWVQRRSKECHVDVHIVENAVNVQLTEWKNANSLPHAAKVLDEFHLEIISVVGQIVDDHRIFVFNTKVSEGCSVYALAVAERLLQAVDAQHQALNILGQALAAKVTI; translated from the exons ATGAGCAACAATGAGCTCGATGGGGCCATAAGGAGCTCCTGGGTGCAGAGGAGGTCCAAGGAGTGCCATGTTGATGTCCACATAGTGGAAAATGCAGTAAACGTCCAGCTCACTGAATGGAAGAACGCCAACTCCCTTCCTCATGCTGCGAAGGTTCTCGACGAGTTCCATCTTGAGATCATCAGCGTGGTTGGACAGATTGTTGACGATCACCGCATATTCGTCTTCAACACTAAG GTGTCCGAAGGCTGCTCGGTGTATGCCCTTGCAGTGGCCGAGAGGCTCCTTCAAGCAGTGGATGCACAGCACCAGGCCCTCAACATACTCGGCCAGGCTCTAGCAGCCAAAGTGACTATCTGA